GTGGTCGCCCAGCACGTGCTCGTTGAGGTTCTCGCCGGTGCCGACGCCGGCGAAGAACGTCCGGCCGTCGAACATCGCCGCCGCCGTCGCGGCCGCCTGCGCGTAGATCGCCGGGTGGATCCGGATGATCGGCGCCGAGACGCCCACGCCGACGTCGACGTCGTCAGTCGCCGCCGCGACGCCGCCCAGCGTCGACCAGACGAACGGCGCGTTCCCCTGCGCGCTGACCCACGGGTGGAAGTGGTCCGAGGCGGAGACGAAGTCGAAGCCCACCTCCTCCGCCCGCGCGGCGTGCTCGACCAGGTCGTTCGGGCTGTGCTCCTCGCTGGAGAGAGTGTATCCGATCTGGGGCATTGATGACTCCGGGGCGGTCTGGCGGCCGCCGACTCCCTCCGCTTCACGTGTCAGCAAGGTAATTCTATTGCCGGCGTGAGCGGGGTGCTTGTGGGGCGGGCGTGTGGTGACGGACAGGCCCGCCCTCGCCGAGTGAGTCACCCGCAACGGTATTGGTTACGCAGCCAATCGGCTGTAATCGGAATGGGGGTGCCCTCCGCCCGGCGGAGTCCCACCGCGTTGATCGCAGTCAACGTCTTCCTGATCGCGATCATCGCCGCTGGGCTCGGATTCCGGGTCGCCAGCGGGGCGGAGCTGTCGGGCGCGTGCCTCGCCAGCGTGGCCACCGGCGTCCCCGCCCACGTCGCCTTCGCCGTCGGCGCCTATCGGCTCGGCCGCTCGGAGGTCACACCGGAGTCCTATCCTCGGATCGTCCGGTGGACGCTCGTCGGCGCGGGACTGCTCGCCGCGCTCGTCGGCGTCTTCGCGGTCACGCTGCACGAGTCGTGGGTCGCGGTGGCCGGGACGATCAGGTGGGCGGTGGGGATCGGCGGCGGCGCTGGCTTCTTCGCCGGCTTCGTCAGCGCTCGCCTGACCGAGCAGCGCCTCGCGGCCGAGCGTGCCTCCGTCCGCGCCGAGGAGGCCAGGCGGCGACAGGAGTCGCTGGAGTACCTCAACGCGCTCCTCCGTCACGAGGTCCTGAACGCGGCGACCGTCGTCTCGGGGCGGACGGCACACCTCCAGTCGCAGTCCGAGGACGACGACCTCGCCGAGCACCTCGCGGCCATCAGGCGCCAGGCCGACGACATGGCCGCGACCGTCGACGACGTCCGCACCCTGATTCAGGCGAGCACGGACGCGGCGGACCTCGAACCGATCGACGCCGTACCGATCGTCGAGGAGCAGCTCCGGACGCTCGACGAGCAGTACGACCGCCTCCGGACGGAGTCGGACCTGCCGGCGACGGCGGTCGTGCGCGCCGACGACCTCCTCGGGCGGCTCTTCGAGGAGCTGTTCCGGAACTGTATCGAGCACGCCGACGCCGCCCCCGTCCGCCTCACCGTCACGGGCCGGACGACCGACGAGCACCTCGTCGTCGAGGTGGCCGACGACGGGCCGGGGATTCCGCCCGACCTGCGCGAGGGGTTGTTCGCGCAGGGCGTCGATCGGCTGGACGAGAAGAGCCGGCTGGGAGCGGCCATCGTCGGCCAGCTGACCGAGACGTACGGTGGGGACGTCGAACTGACCGAGACTGGCCCGGACGGGACGGTCGTCACGGTCCGGTTGCCACTGGCGACGCCGCGGACGGGGAGCGGCGGAAGCCGGTCGACGACGGCGGACGACGGTCGCGAGTAGCTGCGAAAGCCTGTTTTGCCTCGGGGCGCTGGTCCACGACAATGAGCGACAGCGACTCTGGTGGTCCCAAGCAGGTCTCCGACCCGGAGTACCACAGCGAGAACCACACGGCCGCCCAGACGTGTGGCTGGACCGCCAACGCCGTCCGGGGGGAGGGCAAGTGCTACAAGTACATCTTCTATGGGATCGAGTCGCACAGGTGCATCCAGATGACGCCCGTCGTGAAGTGCAACGAGCGGTGCGTCTTCTGCTGGCGGGACCACGCCGGCCACGCCTACGAACTGGACGGCGTCGAGTGGGACGACCCGGCCGCGGTCGCCGAGGCCTCGCTGGACCTCCAGAAGCGGCTCCTCTCGGGGTTCGGCGGCAACGACGAGGTGCCCGACCAGGTGTTCGAGGAGGCCATGGAGCCGCGCCACGTCGCCATCTCGCTGGACGGCGAACCCACGCTCTACCCCTACCTGCCGGAGCTCATCGAGGAGTTCCACGACCGCGACATCACCACCTTCCTCGTCTCGAACGGCACCAACCCCGACGTGCTCGCCGACTGTGACCCGACGCAGCTGTACGTCTCCGTCGACGCCCCCGACCGCAAGACGTTCGACTCGACCGTCAAGGCCGTCGAGGACGGCGCCTGGGACTCGCTGATCGACACGCTAGACGTCCTCGCCGAGAAGGAGGAGACACGCACCGTAATCCGGACGACGCTGGTCAAGGGCCACAACATGCACCACCCCGCGTGGTACGCGGCGATGTGCGACCGCGCGAACGCCGACTTCGTCGAGATGAAGGCCTACATGCACGTCGGACACTCGCGGGGCCGGCTGGACCGGGACTCGATGCCCAGTCACGACGAGGTCCGCGCGTTCACCGAGGACGTCCAGCAGTTCCTGCCCGACCACGACGTCATCAAGGAGGTCGAGGAGTCCCACGTCGCGGTGCTCGCGCGCGACGAGGAGACTTGGGTCCCGAAGCTGGAGAAGGGCAGCGAGTTCTGGGAGCGGGATCCGGTGGTTAGTTACTGAGTGCGAGGTTCCGACCGACGGGAGGCCTCGGACAGAGCGAGCGGGAGCGACCGCAGGGAGCGACACGCGAGCCGCGAGGTTCCGACCGCGGGGAGGAACCTCGGACAGAGCGAGCGGGAGCGACCGCAGGGAGCGACACGCGAGCCGCGAGGACCTCGGACGGTGACGAGTGAATCGTATCTTAACCTATGTGTTTTAGTGACAGAATCGTTGTAATGTGCTAGAATGGGATCCTCGTCGCCCTCAGAATCGCCACTTCGTACTCGGGCCCAGCGGCAGGAATTCGTTGCCGATATCGGTCGGCTGGCCCTGGAGGCGGGCGACTTCGAGCGGCTACTGGACGAGGTCGTGGTGGGGATTGCGGCGGGGCTGGACGTCCCGCTGAGTCAGGCACTGGAACTGCGGCCCGACGGCGACGAAGCGCTCCTCAGACGCGGCGCGGGCTGGGACGACGGGCTCGTCGGCACCGCCGCCGTCCCGACGGAGGGGTCGACGGCGGGACGGGCCCTCGAGACCGGCGAACCGGTCGCCGTCGACGACCTGCGCGCGGACGAGCGGTCCGCCGCGGCCGGGGCGCTCACGGATCGCGACGTCGTCGCCGCCGTCAGCGTCGTCGTCGGCCCGAGGGACGACCCGTGGGGCGTCCTGGAGGCGTACGCGACCGAGGATGGGGCGTTCGCAGACGCCGACGTGGCCTTCCTCCGGAGCGTCGCGAACGCCCTGGCGGCGGCCGTCGAGACCGACCGCGTCCGGGACGACCGCGACCGGGAGCTGGAGCGCTACGAGCGCCTCGTCGACCGGCTCCCGGTCGGCGTCTACCGCAACACGCCCGGCCACGACGGGGAGTTCGTCGAGGTCAACGACGCGATGCTGTCGATCTTCGACGCCGACAGCGAGTCTGAGCTGCTGGACTGCGACGTCAGCGCGCTCTACCCCGACCCCGAGCAGCGCAGCGAGTTCAGCGAGCGGCTCGAGCGCGAAGGGGTCGTCGAGGACGTGGAACTAAAGCAGGAGACCCTCGACGGACGGCCGATCTGGATATCGGTGACCGCGATCCGGACCGAGGAGGACGGCGAGGTCTACTTCGACGGCATCGTTCGCGACGTCACCGAGCGCAAGCGCACCCAGCAGCGACTGGCGGAGGAGCGCGACACGTTCGCCGAGGGGCCGGCGGTCGTCTTCCGGTGGAAGAACGAGGAGGGGTGGCCGGTCGAGTACGTCTCCGAGAACGTCGAGGACGTGTTCGGCTACGCGCCGGCGGAGCTGGAGTCCGGCGACGTCCCGTACACGGACCTGCTCCTCGAGGGGGAGATCGACCGGATCGCCGCCGAGGTCGCCGAACACAGCGACGAGACGACCGAGCGGTTCAGCCACGAGCCCTACCGCGTCCGGACGAAGGACGGCGAGGTCCGCTGGGTGAAGGACACCACGAAGGTCGTCCGCGACGAGGCCGGCGAGATCACCCACTACATGGGGTACCTAGTCGACATCACCGAGCGCACGGTCCGGGAGCGGGAGCTGGAGGAGTCCGAGCAGCGCTACCGCACGCTGATCGATCACTTCCCCAACGGCGCCGTCGCCCTGGTCGACGAGGACCTCCGCTACCGGACCGTGGGCGGCGAACCGGAGCGGATCGCGGACCTGACCGCCGACGAACTGGAAGGGGAGCCGGTCGCCGAAGCGGTGTCGCCGGAGCTGGCGGCCGAACTCGTCCCCCGCTACGAGGCCGCCCTCGAAGGGACAGCCGACTCGTTCGAAGCGGAACTGGACGGGCGGTGCTTCCAGTTTCAGGTCGTGCCCGTCCGCGACGGGGACGGCGAGGTCTTCGCCGCGCTCGGCACCTCGCAGGACGTCACCGAACGGACGAAGCACGAGCGGATGCTGACCAAGTACGAGGCCATCGTCGAGACGATCGACGACGGCATCTACGTGAAAGACGAGGACGGCCGGTTCACGATCGTCAACGAGGCCTACGCCGAGATGACCGGCTACGACCGCGAGGAGCTGATCGGCGAGCACGCCTCCATGGTAGTCGACGAGTCGACCATCCAGCGGTCGCGGGCGACGTTGGACAGCGGCGACGGGAACCGGGTCATGGAGGCCGACATCGAGACGGCCGGCGGCGACCGGTTGCCGGCCGAGGCGACGTTCGCGACGCTGGAGACGGGCGACGGCGAGTCGGAGGAGATCGGCGTGGTGCGGGACGTGAGCGAACGCAAGGAGCGCGAGCGCGAACTGGAGCGCTACGAGACCATCGTCGAGGCCGTCAACGACGGCGTGTACGTGGTCGACGAGGACGGCCGGTTCACGATGGTCAACGACTCGTACGCCGAGATGACCGGCTACGACCGCGAGGAGCTGATCGGCGAGCACGTCACGACGGTCGTCGACCGGGACGTCGCCGAGGCGGCCCGCGGGGTCGAGGCCGAGATGCGCGACGGGCGCTTCGACGGGACGCCGATCGAGGCCGAACTCGAGACGAGGGACGGCGACCGGGTCCCCGCGGAGGCGACGTTCGCGATACTGGAGACCGGCGACGGCGGGGAGCAGCGCGTCGGCGTCGTGCGAGACGTCACCGACCGACGGGAGTACGAGCGCCGGCTCGAGGCGTCCAACGAGCGACTCGAACAGTTCGCGTACGCCGCCTCCCACGACCTCCAGGAGCCCCTTCGGATGGTCTCCAGCTACCTCCAGCTGATCGAGCGCCGCTACGCCGACGAGCTGGACGACGAGGGCCGGGAGTTCCTGGCGTTCGCGGTCGACGGCGCCGACCGCATGCGGGAGATGATCGAGGGACTGCTCGAGTACTCCCGCATCGAGACCCGGGGCGAGCCGTTCGAGCCCGTCGACCTCGACGACGTGCTCGCGGAGGTCCGCGACGACCTGCAGATCCGGATCGAGGAGACGAACGCCGAGATCGACGCCGAGTCGCTGCCGACCGTCGAGGGCGACCGCGGCCAGCTTCGACAGGTGCTCCAGAACCTGATCGACAACGCCATCGAGTACTCCGGCGACGCGCCGCCCAGGATCCACGTCGGCGCAGAGCGGAACGGAAGCGAGTGGGCAATCTCGGTCAGCGACAGGGGGATCGGCATCGATCCGGACGACGCCGACCGCGTCTTCGAGGTGTTCCAGCGCCTCCACACCCACGAGGAACACGAGGGCACCGGCATCGGCCTCGCGCTGTGTCGCCGCATCGTCGAGCGCCACGGCGTCCAACCGAGCGAAGCGAGGCTGGGCTCGGAGGACGAACAGAGCGAGTCCCGCGGCGTCCGCGCGAACGGGGTGAGCGCGGGCTCGACAGACGGGCGAAGCGAGTCTGTCGGCGGCGACATCCGGATCGACTCCGAACCCGGCGAGGGGACGACGGTCACCTTCACGCTGCCAGCGGCGGACGGCGACCGGTGACGGTCCCCGCTGTCGGCCCCCACGGCTTCGCAGAACCGGCCGAGAACGACCAAAACGCAGGAGTTATCCTCCGGACGACACTAGTTACGGGCACCTCTATGGACGCGACGTCAGCCAGTCGTCGTCGGGCCGCGCCAGCGAAGGCATGACGGCGGGCCCGGACCTGCCGGTCGTTCTCGTCGCGGTCGCGCTCCCGTTCACAGCCGTGGCGCTGGTTCCGACGGCCTACCGCCTGCTCGGGACGCAGACCGGCTATCTCGGCGCGGCCGTCGCCGCTGCCTGCTTCGCCTTGCTGGCGACCCAGTACGGCGCGACTGGCACCGTCGGGCTGGAGTGGGTCCCGTCGCTGGGGATCGGCCTCCGGTTCCGCGTCGACGGCTGGGGACTGCTCTTCGCGCTGCTGGCCAGCGGCATCGGCGTCCTCGTGTTCACCTACTCGGCCGGCTACCTGCACGGCGGGCGGGAACTCGTCCGCTACTACGGCGCCCTGCTGGCCTTCATGGGCTCGATCCTGGGCGTCGCGCTGGCGGCGGACCTGGTCGCGCTGTTCCTGTTCTGGGAGCTGACCAGCGTCGCCTCGTTCGTCCTGATCGGCTACCACGACGACGACCCCGAGTCGCGGTACGCCGCGCGGATGGCGATGTTCGTCACCGTCGGCGGCGGCCTGTTCCTGCTCGTGGCCCTCCTGTTGCTGTGGCAGGCCTCGGGCGCGGCGTTCGGGTCACCCACGCTCTCGCTGACGGCGATGCTGGAGAACGCCGACGCGATGCGGGCAGCCCTCCGCGAGCGAGGGGCGTTCGTCCCGGTCCTCGCCCTGGTCGCCGTCGGCGCGGGGTCGAAGTCCGCGCAGGTGCCGCTGCACTTCTGGCTGCCCAACGCGATGGCCGCGCCGACGCCCGTCTCCGCCTTCCTGCACTCCGCGACGATGGTGAAGGTCGGCGTCTACTTCCTCGGCCGGGTCCGCCCGCTGCTCTCCAGCCCCGAGTGGACGCTGCTGTTCGCCACGGTCGGGCTGGTGACCATGACGGTCACCGCGGTGCTGGCCGTCGCCGCGACCGACGTCAAGGAGCTGCTGGCCTACTCGACGGCGAGCCACCTCGGACTGATGGTCGCCGCGTTCGGGTTCACGACGGCCTACGGCGCGGCCGGCGGTACGTTTCACCTGCTCAATCACGCCGCGTTCAAGGCCGCCCTGTTTCTCGTGGCCGGTATCGTGGCCCACGAGGCCGGCACGCGGCGGATCAACGACCTCGGCGGCCTCTGGCGGGACCTCCCGATCACGGCCGCCATCACCGCGGTCGCGGCGCTCGGGATGGCGGGCATCCCCTTCTTCAACGGCTTCTACTCCAAGGAGCTGGTCTTCGCAGCGGCCTACGAGGCGGCCAGCGAACTCGGCGGCCTCGCTTGGGCGTTCCCCGTCCTCGCGACGCTGGCCAGCGTGTTCACGGTGCTGTACTCGCTTCGCTTCCTCGCGATGTTCGTCGGCGAGAAGCCGACCGCGCTGGGCGAGGTCCACCGGCCGCCGCTCGCGATGCTCGTTCCGCCGGCCGTCCTCGCCGTCGTCGCCGGGACGATCGGGATCGCGCCCGAAATCGCCGTCGGCCCGGTGATCGAACCGGCCATCGCGGCCGTCGGCGGCGGGCCCGGGGACCCACACTATGTGGTTCCGACGGAACTGTCCCCCGCGGTGGCGATGACGGCCGTCGCCATCGGCGGCGGCGCGGCGGCCTACCCGTCGTACGACCGCCTCCACCGCGGGATCCGGGGAGCGGTCGCCGGCGCGCCGCCCGCGCGGGCGAACTGGTGGTACGACCGCGCGCTCGACGGCGTCGACCGGCTCGGGGCGGCGTCGGTCCCGCGGATCCAGAACGGCCTGCTGCGGACCTACGTGGGCTGGTTCGTCGGGCCGGCCTGCGGGCTCGCACTGCTGGGCTACGCCGCGACCGGGCTGGCACTGCCCGCGGTCGACCTGATCAGCGTCTCCCCGACCGTACTGCTGGTGTTGCTGGTGGCCGTCATCGCGGCCGGCACGGCGACCACGGGCCCGTCGCACGTGACGGGCGTCCTGCTGCTCTCCGTGCTGGGGTTCATGCTCGCCATCTTCTACATCCTGGCCAGCGCGCCCGACCTCGCGCTGACGCAGCTGGTCGTCGAGACGCTGACGCTGGTGATCTTCCTGCTCGTGATCGAGGAACTGCCGGCCTACTACCGCGAGGTTGAGGAGTCGATCGCGGTCAGGGACGTCGTCCTCTCGCTGGGCGTGGGCACCACCGTCTTCGTGACCGTCCTCCTGACGGCCGGGCGGACCGAGTCCGCGCTCGCTGGCTACTTCACCGAGCAGGCGATCCCGGAGGGCGGCGGGCACAACGTCGTGAACGTGATCCTCACGGACTTCCGCGCGTTCGACACGCTCGGGGAGTCGGCGGTGATCATCGTCGCCGCGATCGCGATCCTGACGCTCGTCCTGACCCGAGACAGGGGTGAGTCGCCGTGAGCACGGTCATCACCCGGACGACGACGCGGGCCGTCGTCCCGCTGATCGTCGTCGTCGCCGTCTCGCTGTTCGTCCAGGGGCACAACCTGCCCGGCGGCGGGTTCATCGGCGGCGTCCTCACGGCCGTCGCGTTCGTGCTGATCTACATCACCTACGGACTGGACTTCCTCGAGCTGGCGCTGCTGGGCAGCGTCGCCGAGACCGGCGGGGACCCGTTCGAGGACCGCATCGTCGACGCCTACCGGCGGCTGTTCGTGTTCGGCCTAGCGCTGGCCGTCGGCAGCGGCCTGACCGCGATGGCCTTCGGCTTCCCCTTCCTCAGCCAGTCGTTCGTGATCTACCACGACGTGCCGCTGTACCACGAGATCGAACTCGCCAGCGCGCTCGCCTTCGACCTCGGCATCTACTGCGTGGTCGTCGGCGGCCTGCTAACGATCCTCTCGGTGGTGGGATCGGAATGACGCTCGTACTCGCCACGCTGCTGGGACTGTTGTTCGCCTTCGGCACCTACCTGCTGTTGCGCCGTGACCTCGTGTGGGTGATCTGGGGACTGGCCATCGTCAGCCAGGCGGCCAACGCCTACCTGCTGACGGTCGCCGGGATCGCCGTTCCGGGCGTCGAGTCCGTCCCCGTCCTCGGTCACGGGGCCGAGGGAGCGGTCCCGGAGACGGCCGACCCGCTCGTCCAGGCGCTGGTGCTGACGGCCATCGTCATCAGCTTCGGGATGACCGCCTTCGCGCTGGTGGTCACCTACCGCGTCTACGAGGAGCACGACACCATCGACGTGTTCGAGATCGGGGGTGAGCGCTGATGGCGGCCGACGCGCTCGCCGTCGCGCCGCTTCTGGTCCCGCTGCTCGCGGCCACCGCGGCGCTGCTGACGCGGCGCTGGCCCGTGATCCGGACGTCGGTCAGCGTGGCCGGCGTCGTCGCGTACGCCGGCGTCGTCGCGCTGGTCGCGTGGCGGGTCGTCGTCGCCCCGGACGCCCCCGGGGCCGTGGCCTACCAGGTCGGCGACTGGCCGGCGCCGTTCGGCATCACGCTGGTCGTCGACGCGCTGTCGGCGTTCGTGCTCGTCCTGACCGCGGCCGTCGCCCTGCCGGCGATGCTGTCCTCGGTCCGGTACCTCCTGCCGGAGGACGAGGACGTCTACTACCACCCGCTGTACCACTTCCTGCTGGTGGGCATCACCGGCGCCCTGCTGACGGGCGACCTGTTCAACCTGTTCGTCTGGTTCGAGGTGCTGCTGATGGCGACCTACGTCCTCGTCTCGTTCTACGGCGGCGTCGCGCACACGCGGGCGACGCTGTGGTTCCTGGTGCTCAACATCGTCGCCAGTGCGGTCATGCTCGTCGCTATCGGCGGCCTGTACGCGACGACGGGGACGCTCAACATGGCCGACATGGCCCGGCGGCTGGCCCGGCCGGCGGCCTCCGGCGTCGCCGTGGGGCCGGTCGTCGGGCTGTCGGCGCTCCTGTTCGCCGTCTTCGCGCTGAAGGCCGGCCTCGTTCCCTTCCAGTTCTGGGTCCCCAGCGCCTACACGGCAGCGCCGCTGCCGGCCACCGCGCTGCTGGCCGGCGCCGTCAAGAAGGTGGGCGTCTACGCCATCCTGCGGCTGTACTTCACCGTCCTGTCCCCGGCGAGCGTCCCCGTGAGCCTGCCGGGCGTCGCAGGCGACTCGCCGCTGGCCTTCCTCGGGCCCGTGCTGCTGCTCATGGCTGCCGCGAGCGTCGTCTTCGGCGGTCTGGGCGCGATCCGGGGCCGCTCCGTCGAGGAGGTGCTGGCCTACTCCAGCATCGGCCAGGTCGGGTTCATCGCGATCCCAGTGGCCATCGCCGCGCTCGTCCCGTCGCCGGCCCGGGAGCTGGCCGTCGCCGCCGGGCTGGTGTACGCGCTGAACCACACGCTCGCGAAGGGGATGCTGTTCCTGGCCGCGGCGACCGTCCGGAGCGCGGCGGGCACGAGCCGGCTGTCGGAACTGGGCGGCCTCGCCGGCCGGTTCCCGGCGCTGTCCAGCGCGTTCATGGTCGGCGCGCTGGCGCTGATCGGGATCCCGCCGCTGTCGGGCTTCTTCGGCAAGTTCCTCGTGTTCGACGCGGCCGTCCGGGCCGACCGCTCGCTGACGCTCGCGGTGCTGGTCGGCGGGTCGCTTTTGACCATCGCCTACACGACCCGGGCCTGGCTCCGCGGGTTCTGGGGGGAGCGGACGGCCGCGGTGGAGACGGCGGTCCGCGACCCGGCACAGGTCGCCGTCGTCGTCGCCATGGCGCTGGCCGTGGCGGCCGTCGGCGTCGGCTTCGAGGTGGTCTTCGCGTTCGCGGAGGCCGCGGCCGAGGCGGCGACCGACACCGACGCGTACGTGGAGGTCGTCGCTCCGACCGGAGGTGTCGAGGAATGAAGACGCGCACCTGGCCGGTGTTCGGCGTCGCGCTCGGGGCGCTGCTCGTGTTCGTCCGGGGCGTCCAGCCGACCGCCGAGGCGCTCGCCGGCCAGTTCCTGTTCGGACTGGCCATCGGACTGCCCATCGCGTACCTGTTCCGGCGGTTCTACCCCGACCGGATCGACCCGGTCCGCGGCGTCCGGGCGCTCCCGTACGTGGCGCTGTACCTCCTCGCCTTCGGCCGCGAGGTCGTCGTCGCCAACCTCGACCTCGCGTACCGGGCGCTCGCGCCGGACCCGCCGCTGGCCCCTGAGGTCATCTACGTCCCGCTGCGGGTCGAGACGGAACTGGGGATCACCAGCATCGCCAACACCGTCACGCTCACGCCCGGAACGGTCGCGCTGGACTACGACGACGACCGCAACGCCATCTACGTCCACGTGATCGACGAGCGGGACCTGTCCGACGTCGTGGCCGCCATCCGCGAGTGGGAGGACTATGCGCTCGTGGCGCTGAACGAACGGCGCCGCCCGGGCGACGAGGCCGGCGACGTCATCGTCACGGGAGGTGAGGAGAGTGGCGACTGAGGCGCCGGCCCCGGTGCTCGAACTGGCGGTCCAGGGTGCGCTGCTGCTGATCGCCGGACTCTGCGTCCTCTGTGCCTACCGCGTCGTCGCGGGGCCGACCATCCCGGACCGCGTCGTCGGCCTCGACGCCATCGCGACGAACGTCGTCGCCATCGCCGTCCTCTTCGCCGTCCTGACCGGCCGGCCGCTGTTCGTCACGGTGTCGCTCGTACTCGCGATCATCGGGTTCATCGCGACCGTCACGGTCGCGAAGTTCGTCGTCGAGGGAGACATCATCGAGTAACCATGGCCGCCACGCTCACCACCTGGATCGAGATCGCACTGATCGCCGTCGGCGCGTTCTTCCTGACCGTCGGGACCATCGGACTCCTGCGGTTCCCGAACGTATACAACCGGATGCACGCGACGAGCAAGCCGACGACGCTCGGGACCGCCACCATCTTCCTCGCCGGGTTCGTCCACTTCGGCCCCGGCACCGGCCTGCCCGCGCTGGTCGGCATCGCCTTCCTGTTCCTGACGGTCCCGACCGGCGCGCACATGATCGCCCGCTCGGCCAAGCGGATGGGCATCCCCTTCGAGTCCAACGTCACCTGGCCCGAACTGCCGGGGACGCCGGAGGACGACGAGGAGTGACAAGGCCCCGAACGGATTCGGCACAAGAGCCGTGGGTGGCACGGTCGAACGTCCACCCGTCGGCCCGCGGCCGGCGAGCGGTGACCTGCGTTCCGGTCTGCCTTCCTTTTTCCACTTCTGGAACGTGTGCCACTTCCGTTATCCTTATCCCCCGAGGCGAGCAATCGCCGGGTATGGCAGAGACAGCGCGGGGCGTCGGGTACGCCGAGCTTGCGACGCTGAAACTGCTCGCGGTCGAGGGGGCCCTCGACCGCGAGCGCAAGGTCTCCTGTGCCGACCTGGCCGACAGCCTCGATGCCTCGAACCAGACCGCCTCCAGGCGCCTCCAGCGCCTGGAGGAGGCCGGACTGGTCGAGCGCGACATCGTGAGCGACGGCCAGCTGGTGTCGATCACCGGGACGGGCGAGCAGCGACTCCAGCGCGAGTACGCCGACTACCGGCGGATCTTCGAGGGGGCGTCCGGCGTCGACCTGACTGGCGTGGTCACCTCGGGCATGGGCGAGGGACGGCACTACATCACCCTCCCGGGATACATGGAGCAGTTCATCGACAAGCTCGGCTACGAGCCCTTCGCCGGGACGCTGAACGTCGACCTCGTCGGCGAGAGCGTCCGCAGGCGGGCGCGGCTGGGCGCCGTCGAGCCGGTCACCATCGAGGGGTGGGAGGACGACGAGCGCACCTACGGGCCGGCCTACTGCTACCCCGCCTCCGTCGTCGCGGGCGACGGCGAGTACGAGCCCGCTCACGTCGTCGCGCCCGAGCGGACCCACCACGGCGAGGACCAGCTGGAGATCATCGCGCCGGAGAAGCTCCGCGAAGTGCTCGGGCTGGCCGACGGCGACGAGGTGACCATCCATGTCGAGGAGTAGCGACCGCGCCGCCGGCGCCGTCGAGGACGCCGTCGCCGCGTTCGGCCGGGGGCGACCGGTGCTGGTCCACGACGCCGCCGACCGCGAGGGCGAGACGGACCTGATCTACCCCGCCGACGCCGTCGAACCGGCGGACGTCGCGCGCATGCGCAACGACGCCGGCGGCCTGGTCTGCGTTGCACTCCCCGACGAGGTGGCCGCGACCTACGACCTCCCGTTCGTCCGCGGGGAACTCGACCACCCCGCCGCCGACGGGCACGACGTCGACTACGACGAGCGCTCGTCCTTTTCGATCACGGTCAACCACCGCGACACCTTCACCGGCATCACCGACGAGGACCGCTCGCAGACCATCACGGCGCTGGCGGACGCCGCCGCGGACGGCCGGGACGCCGCGGGCGACGAGGGGCCCGGCGCAGACGACTTCGCGGCGTCGTTCCGCT
This genomic interval from Halomicrobium urmianum contains the following:
- the mbhE gene encoding hydrogen gas-evolving membrane-bound hydrogenase subunit E, with product MTAGPDLPVVLVAVALPFTAVALVPTAYRLLGTQTGYLGAAVAAACFALLATQYGATGTVGLEWVPSLGIGLRFRVDGWGLLFALLASGIGVLVFTYSAGYLHGGRELVRYYGALLAFMGSILGVALAADLVALFLFWELTSVASFVLIGYHDDDPESRYAARMAMFVTVGGGLFLLVALLLLWQASGAAFGSPTLSLTAMLENADAMRAALRERGAFVPVLALVAVGAGSKSAQVPLHFWLPNAMAAPTPVSAFLHSATMVKVGVYFLGRVRPLLSSPEWTLLFATVGLVTMTVTAVLAVAATDVKELLAYSTASHLGLMVAAFGFTTAYGAAGGTFHLLNHAAFKAALFLVAGIVAHEAGTRRINDLGGLWRDLPITAAITAVAALGMAGIPFFNGFYSKELVFAAAYEAASELGGLAWAFPVLATLASVFTVLYSLRFLAMFVGEKPTALGEVHRPPLAMLVPPAVLAVVAGTIGIAPEIAVGPVIEPAIAAVGGGPGDPHYVVPTELSPAVAMTAVAIGGGAAAYPSYDRLHRGIRGAVAGAPPARANWWYDRALDGVDRLGAASVPRIQNGLLRTYVGWFVGPACGLALLGYAATGLALPAVDLISVSPTVLLVLLVAVIAAGTATTGPSHVTGVLLLSVLGFMLAIFYILASAPDLALTQLVVETLTLVIFLLVIEELPAYYREVEESIAVRDVVLSLGVGTTVFVTVLLTAGRTESALAGYFTEQAIPEGGGHNVVNVILTDFRAFDTLGESAVIIVAAIAILTLVLTRDRGESP
- a CDS encoding MnhB domain-containing protein — encoded protein: MSTVITRTTTRAVVPLIVVVAVSLFVQGHNLPGGGFIGGVLTAVAFVLIYITYGLDFLELALLGSVAETGGDPFEDRIVDAYRRLFVFGLALAVGSGLTAMAFGFPFLSQSFVIYHDVPLYHEIELASALAFDLGIYCVVVGGLLTILSVVGSE
- a CDS encoding sodium:proton antiporter — encoded protein: MTLVLATLLGLLFAFGTYLLLRRDLVWVIWGLAIVSQAANAYLLTVAGIAVPGVESVPVLGHGAEGAVPETADPLVQALVLTAIVISFGMTAFALVVTYRVYEEHDTIDVFEIGGER
- a CDS encoding complex I subunit 5 family protein, which produces MAADALAVAPLLVPLLAATAALLTRRWPVIRTSVSVAGVVAYAGVVALVAWRVVVAPDAPGAVAYQVGDWPAPFGITLVVDALSAFVLVLTAAVALPAMLSSVRYLLPEDEDVYYHPLYHFLLVGITGALLTGDLFNLFVWFEVLLMATYVLVSFYGGVAHTRATLWFLVLNIVASAVMLVAIGGLYATTGTLNMADMARRLARPAASGVAVGPVVGLSALLFAVFALKAGLVPFQFWVPSAYTAAPLPATALLAGAVKKVGVYAILRLYFTVLSPASVPVSLPGVAGDSPLAFLGPVLLLMAAASVVFGGLGAIRGRSVEEVLAYSSIGQVGFIAIPVAIAALVPSPARELAVAAGLVYALNHTLAKGMLFLAAATVRSAAGTSRLSELGGLAGRFPALSSAFMVGALALIGIPPLSGFFGKFLVFDAAVRADRSLTLAVLVGGSLLTIAYTTRAWLRGFWGERTAAVETAVRDPAQVAVVVAMALAVAAVGVGFEVVFAFAEAAAEAATDTDAYVEVVAPTGGVEE
- a CDS encoding Na+/H+ antiporter subunit E; its protein translation is MKTRTWPVFGVALGALLVFVRGVQPTAEALAGQFLFGLAIGLPIAYLFRRFYPDRIDPVRGVRALPYVALYLLAFGREVVVANLDLAYRALAPDPPLAPEVIYVPLRVETELGITSIANTVTLTPGTVALDYDDDRNAIYVHVIDERDLSDVVAAIREWEDYALVALNERRRPGDEAGDVIVTGGEESGD
- a CDS encoding monovalent cation/H+ antiporter complex subunit F; translation: MATEAPAPVLELAVQGALLLIAGLCVLCAYRVVAGPTIPDRVVGLDAIATNVVAIAVLFAVLTGRPLFVTVSLVLAIIGFIATVTVAKFVVEGDIIE
- the mnhG gene encoding monovalent cation/H(+) antiporter subunit G, coding for MAATLTTWIEIALIAVGAFFLTVGTIGLLRFPNVYNRMHATSKPTTLGTATIFLAGFVHFGPGTGLPALVGIAFLFLTVPTGAHMIARSAKRMGIPFESNVTWPELPGTPEDDEE